In Mustela lutreola isolate mMusLut2 chromosome 1, mMusLut2.pri, whole genome shotgun sequence, one genomic interval encodes:
- the LOC131822556 gene encoding olfactory receptor 4C16-like, whose translation MQLNNNVTEFILLGLTQDPVRKKIGFVIFLLFYLGTLLGNFLIITTIKTSQTLGSPMYFFIVHLSLSDTCLCTCIAPRMIVDALLRKTTISFSECMLQVFSLHFFGCLGIFILILMAADRYVAICKPLHYSTIMSPQICAVLMAMAWMGSCVHSSAQLSLTLSLPFCGPNVIDHYFCDLQPLLKLACADTYVINLLLVSNSGAICTVSFVMLMCSYVIILYSLRNHSAKGRRKAFSTCISHIIVVILFFGPCIFIYTRPATTFPMDKMIAAFYTLGIPLINPLIYTLRNAEVKDAMRKLWRKKLILDDKR comes from the coding sequence ATGCAGCTGAATAATAACGTGACTGAATTCATTCTGCTTGGGTTGACCCAGGATCCTGTTAGAAAGAAAATAGGGTTtgtcattttcttgcttttctattTGGGGACGTTGCTGGGTAACTTTCTGATTATTACTACTATCAAGACCAGCCAGACACTCGGGAGTCCAATGTACTTCTTCATTGTCCACCTATCTTTATCTGACACCTGCCTCTGTACTTGCATAGCCCCTAGAATGATTGTGGATGCCCTTTTGAGGAAGACCACTATCTCTTTCAGTGAGTGCATGTTACAagtcttttcactacatttcttTGGCTGCTTGGGGATCTTCATCCTTATCCTCATGGCTgctgaccgctatgtggccatctgtaagcCTCTGCACTACTCAACCATCATGAGTCCTCAGATCTGTGCTGTGCTGATGGCTATGGCCTGGATGGGGTCATGTGTACATTCTTCAGCTCAGCTTTCTTTGACCTTGAGTTTACCCTTCTGTGGTCCCAATGTGATTGATCACTATTTTTGTGACTTGCAGCCCTTGTTGAAACTTGCCTGTGCAGACACCTATGTGATCAACCTACTGTTGGTGTCCAATAGTGGGGCCATTTGTACAGTGAGTTTTGTCATGCTGATGTGCTCCTATGTTATTATCTTGTATTCTCTGAGAAACCACAGTGCTAAAGGGAGGAGAAAAGCCTTCTCCACTTGCATCTCCCACATCATTGTGGTCATCTTGTTCTTTGGTCCTTGCATATTTATTTACACACGCCCTGCAACCACCTTCCCCATGGATAAGATGATAGCTGCATTTTATACCCTTGGAATACCTTTGATCAACCCTCTGATTTACACATTGAGGAATGCAGAGGTGAAAGATGCCATGAGGAAGTTATGGAGAAAGAAGTTGATCTTAGATGACAAAAGATAA